The proteins below are encoded in one region of Hordeum vulgare subsp. vulgare chromosome 3H, MorexV3_pseudomolecules_assembly, whole genome shotgun sequence:
- the LOC123445541 gene encoding beta-galactosidase — MAVASASGGAMFPPPAGSPPQHKLWEDPSFFRWRRRDAHVPLRSQDTLEGALRYWRERRSVSHLDAEAAVWDDGAVRGGLDSAAFWSEGLPYARSLSGLWKFRLAQSPETVPDKFFDAQFNDSDWDALPVPSNWQMHGFDRPIYTNVTYPFPMNPPFVPSENPTGCYRKVFHIPKEWKGRRILLHFEAVDSAFLAWVNGVPIGYSQDSRLPAEFEITDCCHHCDSGKENVLAVQVMRWSDGSYLEDQDHWWLSGIHRDVLLLSKPQIFITDYFFKSTLDENFRVADIEVEVEIDSHKEDREHIPTLSIEATLFDNSESSDDLNSDMSDANVVNLKTKPKPKGGPCHGFHGYVLGGKVENPKLWSSEKPNLYTLVVLLKDANGKLIDCESCQVGIRNVVLAHKQMLVNGSPVVIRGVNRHEHHPRVGKTNLEACMIKDLVLMRQNNINAVRNSHYPQHPRWYELCDIFGLYVIDEANIETHGFDETSHFKHPTLEPIWANSMLDRVVGMVERDKNHACIIIWSLGNEASYGPNHSAMSGWVRGRDPTRLIHYEGGGSRTSSTDIVCPMYMRVWDILKIANDPSENRPLILCEYSHAMGNSNGNIDAYWKAIDNTMGLQGGFIWDWVDQGLLKENVDGSKSWAYGGDFGDTPNDLNFCINGIVWPDRTLHPAVNEVKYLYQPIKVSLVDNILKIENGQFSETTEALDFSWIIHGDGSVLGSGSFSVPNLAPQSSHLINMESSPWFTLWSACAAKETFLSVHVTLRDQTRWAKAGHVLASAQVCLPQIKGFVPHVIALSQSPLISQQVGDGVIISKNNEWQIRINSQLGTIDSWKINNVELMSKGIFPCFWRAPTDNDNGGFYTKSYATTWREAFLDNVSFYSSQFSVKELPDHTVEVSTTYYGLPGHLPKPDDAALSEASDSVLFRVHMRCRIYESGDVVLDYEVNPKSDLPPLPRVGVVFNAEKSLNHVTWYGRGPFECYPDRKAAAHVGVYESGVEDLHVPYIVPGECGGRADVRWVALKNADGFGLFASTHGESPPMQASASYYGSVELDRATHQHKLTKGDDIEVHLDHRHMGVGGDDSWTPCVHEEYLLPPASYRFSLRLRPLLPSSSCHDIYISQLPN, encoded by the exons ATGGCGGTGGCCTCCGCCAGCGGCGGCGCGATGTTCCCGCCTCCGGCGGGCTCCCCGCCGCAGCACAAGCTCTGGGAGGACCCCTCCTTCTTCCGGTGGAGGAGGCGGGACGCCCACGTGCCGCTCCGCTCGCAGGACACGCTCGAAG GGGCGCTGAGGTACTGGCGCGAGCGGAGGAGCGTGAGCCACCTGGACGCCGAGGCCGCCGTCTGGGACGACGGCGCGGTCCGCGGCGGGCTGGACAGCGCGGCGTTCTGGTCCGAGGGGCTCCCGTACGCGCGGTCGCTCAGCGGGCTCTGGAAGTTCCGGCTGGCGCAGTCGCCGGAGACCGTCCCGGACAAGTTCTTCGACGCTCAGTTCAATGACTCTGACTGGGACGCCTTGCCAG TTCCGTCGAATTGGCAGATGCACGGGTTCGACCGTCCGATCTACACAAATGTCACCTACCCTTTCCCGATGAACCCGCCGTTTGTGCCTTCCGAGAACCCCACAGGCTGTTACAGGAAGGTTTTTCACATCCCAAAAGAATGGAAAG GCCGGAGGATCTTGTTGCACTTTGAAGCTGTTGATTCAGCGTTTCTTGCTTGGGTAAATGGCGTACCAATTGGCTATAG CCAAGACAGCAGGCTTCCTGCTGAATTTGAAATCACTGATTGCTGCCATCATTGTGATTCAGGCAAGGAAAATGTTCTTGCAGTTCAAGTCATGAGGTGGAGTGATGGTTCTTATCTTGAAGATCAAGACCATTGGTGGTTGTCCGGTATTCACAGAGATGTGTTACTATTATCAAAGCCACAG ATCTTTATCACAGATTACTTTTTCAAATCAACCTTGGATGAGAACTTCCGGGTAGCTGATATTGAG GTTGAGGTGGAAATTGATTCACACAAGGAAGATAGGGAGCATATCCCAACTTTGTCGATTGAAGCAACATTATTTGATAATTCTGAATCATCTGATGATTTGAATTCAGATATGTCAGATGCTAACGTGGTCAACTTGAAGACAAAGCCAAAACCTAAGGGCGGCCCTTGCCATGGTTTTCATGGTTATGTTCTTGGtggaaaagtggaaaatccaaagctTTGGTCTAGTGAAAAA CCGAACTTATACACTCTTGTTGTTCTCCTTAAAGATGCCAATGGGAAGCTTATTGATTGTGAATCATGCCAAGTAGGGATTCGTAATGTGGTCCTGGCACACAAGCAGATGCTTGTCAATGGATCTCCTGTTGTAATTAGAGGTGTCAACAGACATGAGCATCATCCACGTGTTGGGAAGACAAATTTAGAAGCATGCATGATCAAG GATCTGGTTTTGATGAGACAAAACAACATCAATGCTGTTAGAAACTCTCATTACCCCCAACATCCAAGGTGGTATGAGTTATGCGACatctttggtctttatgtaattGATGAAGCCAATATCGAGACACATGGCTTTGATGAAACTAGCCATTTCAAACATCCTACACTAGAACCCATCTGGGCAAATTCTATGCTTGATCGTGTTGTTGGTATGGTGGAGAGGGACAAAAATCATGCGTGCATAATTATTTGGTCCTTGGGAAATGAAGCCTCATATGGACCAAATCACTCTGCTATGTCTG GGTGGGTTCGTGGAAGAGACCCAACAAGGCTCATCCATTATGAAGGAGGTGGCTCCAGAACATCATCCACAGATATTGTATGCCCCATGTACATGCGTGTCTGGGatattctcaagattgccaatgaCCCATCTGAAAACAGGCCCCTCATTCTTTGCGA ATATTCACATGCTATGGGGAACAGTAATGGAAATATTGACGCGTATTGGAAGGCGATAGACAACACGATGGGACTCCAAGGAGGTTTTATATGGGACTGGGTCGATCAG gGTTtactgaaggagaatgttgatggATCTAAATCTTGGGCATATGGTGGTGACTTTGGAGACACTCCAAATGACTTAAATTTTTGCATTAATGGCATTGTGTGGCCTGATCGGACGCTTCACCCTGCTGTTAATG AGGTTAAATATCTTTACCAACCTATCAAAGTATCGCTGGTGGATAATATTCTTAAG ATTGAAAATGGACAATTTTCTGAGACAACAGAGGCTTTGGACTTCAGTTGGATTATTCATGGGGATGGTAGCGTTTTGGGCTCTGGTTCATTCAGTGTTCCAAACCTAGCACCACAAAGTAGCCATCTTATCAACATGGAATCATCGCCTTGGTTTACTCTATGGAGTGCCTGTGCAGCGAAAGAAACTTTTTTGTCAGTACACGTTACACTGAGGGACCAAACTCGATGGGCTAAAGCTGGTCATGTCTTGGCTTCAGCACAAGTTTGTTTGCCTCAGATAAAGGGCTTTGTTCCTCAT GTGATAGCACTGTCCCAGAGCCCTCTGATCTCTCAACAGGTTGGTGATGGTGTAATCATTAGCAAGAACAATGAATGGCAAATCAGAATAAACAGTCAGTTGGGAACAATTGACAGTTGGAAG ATCAACAATGTCGAGCTTATGAGCAAGGGAATATTTCCTTGTTTTTGGCGCGCACCAACCGACAACGACAATGGAGGCTTCTACACCAAGTCCTATGCCACAACATGGAGAGAAGCCTTCCTCGACAATGTCTCCTTCTACAGCAGCCAGTTCTCGGTGAAGGAGCTGCCAGACCACACCGTCGAGGTTTCCACCACATATTATGGCCTTCCCGGGCACCTGCCAAAACCGGACGATGCCGCCCTTTCAGAGGCTTCCGACTCCGTGCTTTTCCGGGTTCACATGCGCTGCCGGATCTACGAATCAGGTGATGTGGTCCTTGACTACGAGGTAAACCCCAAGAGCGACCTCCCCCCTCTCCCGCGGGTGGGCGTCGTGTTCAACGCAGAGAAATCCCTGAACCATGTCACATGGTACGGGAGGGGCCCGTTCGAGTGCTACCCCGACCGCAAGGCCGCGGCGCACGTCGGCGTGTACGAGAGCGGCGTGGAGGACCTCCACGTGCCCTACATCGTCCCGGGCGAGTGCGGCGGCCGCGCGGACGTCCGGTGGGTGGCGCTTAAGAACGCCGACGGGTTCGGCCTTTTCGCCTCGACCCACGGCGAGTCCCCGCCGATGCAGGCGAGCGCCAGCTATTACGGCTCCGTGGAGCTCGACCGGGCGACCCATCAGCACAAGCTGACCAAGGGAGATGACATCGAG GTGCATCTTGATCATAGGCACATGGGGGTGGGCGGGGACGACAGCTGGACGCCGTGCGTGCATGAGGAGtacctgctgccgccggcgagctACAGGTTCTCGCTGCGGCTGCGGCCCCTGCTGCCGTCGTCGTCGTGCCACGACATCTACATCTCCCAGCTACCCAATTGA